A region from the Lentimonas sp. CC4 genome encodes:
- a CDS encoding DUF2851 family protein encodes MQTNQVEEMQGLYGPFTLTERVVQKIWLRQDFATAGLLTVSGKSLVVKDPGRWNLQEGPDFKEARLLIDGVEVIGDVEVHFNVSDWHSHQHELDRNFDRVVLHLVLHPERRNPNPVVTSKGHFPECLYLMPLLNRDLESVAMDEALLELEQQDELEWVARFIERPFEQRLRILDERATGRWSQKLKYAQQRLDAEGWEGACHSYALEVFGYARNRAPMLRLAAKYPLAEWSTVAVSTEERFAEEAEYWKLNGLRPANHPRRRLAQYIDMVRQQPHWPDRLAECLKAFPRVDESLSTAAFRKTVGLPQLRRQLSESIFSEVLADTRLNTLVVDAILPLASAAGLIDGQSYWMHWSPGDSPDALRRFLKHADVTNRQNPQSNGWNQGALALFVERGG; translated from the coding sequence ATGCAAACCAACCAAGTCGAAGAAATGCAGGGCTTATACGGGCCGTTCACTCTAACCGAACGTGTGGTGCAGAAGATTTGGTTGCGACAGGACTTTGCGACGGCGGGCTTGTTGACTGTGTCGGGTAAGTCGCTGGTGGTGAAAGATCCAGGGCGCTGGAACCTGCAGGAAGGGCCGGATTTTAAAGAGGCACGCCTGCTAATTGATGGCGTCGAAGTGATCGGCGATGTCGAGGTGCATTTTAATGTGTCCGATTGGCACAGCCATCAACACGAACTGGATCGGAATTTTGACCGCGTGGTGCTGCATCTCGTATTGCACCCGGAGCGTCGTAATCCGAATCCAGTGGTGACGTCTAAAGGGCATTTCCCTGAGTGTCTGTATTTAATGCCGTTGCTGAACCGCGACCTAGAATCGGTCGCGATGGATGAGGCGCTACTAGAACTAGAGCAGCAGGATGAGTTGGAGTGGGTGGCTCGCTTTATTGAACGGCCATTCGAACAGCGTCTGCGGATTTTAGATGAACGAGCAACTGGGCGTTGGTCGCAAAAGTTGAAATATGCGCAGCAACGTTTAGACGCGGAAGGCTGGGAGGGGGCGTGTCACAGCTATGCTTTGGAAGTGTTTGGCTATGCGCGTAACCGTGCGCCGATGCTACGGTTGGCGGCGAAGTATCCCTTGGCGGAGTGGAGCACAGTCGCTGTCAGCACGGAAGAGCGCTTTGCTGAGGAAGCTGAGTATTGGAAACTCAATGGCCTGCGCCCTGCGAATCACCCGCGCCGTCGCCTGGCGCAATATATCGACATGGTGCGGCAGCAGCCGCACTGGCCAGATCGTTTAGCTGAGTGCTTGAAAGCGTTTCCGCGTGTGGATGAGAGTCTGTCGACCGCAGCGTTCCGTAAAACGGTTGGTCTGCCGCAGTTGCGCCGGCAATTGAGTGAGTCCATTTTTAGTGAGGTGCTGGCAGATACGCGCCTCAATACTCTGGTGGTCGATGCGATCTTACCGTTGGCAAGCGCAGCTGGTTTAATTGACGGGCAATCCTATTGGATGCATTGGTCACCAGGCGACAGTCCTGATGCGCTGAGGCGATTCCTCAAGCATGCAGACGTGACCAATCGCCAGAACCCGCAGAGCAACGGCTGGAACCAAGGCGCACTGGCCTTGTTTGTGGAGCGGGGCGGGTGA
- a CDS encoding NAD(+)/NADH kinase, translating to MKPIQSITFAINSSKPGAAAVAESLAALVEREGVTTRITQDYPLPADALTGQDLCCAIGGDGTLLGVLDAALESGSAVLGVNLGKLGFLATFTEAEAAQDLPALIQGNYSIAERSVLSCTNAKGDSVYGLNDVVIKETQGSGLIRLCVSANGNPVSEYHCDGLLFSTPTGSTAYNLSAGGPIIGPKVSAIVMTPICPHTFGNRSVIFDHSTNITIECGEQTACPRITIDGRVRFEDCGNFPLTVTVADKKFRLMQNPDHSHFAIVRDKLNWGGPAIR from the coding sequence ATGAAACCAATTCAATCCATCACCTTTGCCATCAACTCATCCAAGCCCGGAGCTGCCGCCGTTGCGGAGAGCCTCGCTGCTCTGGTCGAGCGCGAAGGCGTGACGACACGTATCACACAAGACTACCCACTCCCCGCAGATGCTCTGACAGGGCAAGATCTGTGCTGTGCCATTGGTGGTGATGGCACACTACTTGGCGTCCTCGATGCGGCACTCGAATCTGGCTCCGCGGTGCTTGGTGTGAATCTCGGAAAGCTCGGCTTCCTCGCGACTTTTACCGAAGCCGAAGCCGCCCAAGACCTACCTGCACTCATCCAAGGCAACTACTCCATCGCCGAACGCTCCGTGCTCAGTTGCACCAATGCCAAAGGCGACAGCGTCTATGGACTCAACGACGTGGTGATCAAAGAAACACAGGGCAGCGGACTCATCCGCCTCTGCGTATCTGCCAACGGCAACCCCGTATCAGAGTATCATTGCGACGGCCTCTTATTCTCCACTCCAACGGGATCAACTGCTTACAATCTATCCGCTGGCGGTCCGATCATCGGCCCTAAAGTCAGCGCCATCGTGATGACGCCGATCTGCCCACACACCTTTGGTAATCGCTCGGTGATCTTCGACCACTCCACCAACATTACGATTGAGTGCGGTGAGCAAACCGCCTGCCCGCGTATTACAATTGATGGGCGCGTGCGCTTTGAAGACTGCGGCAATTTCCCGCTCACAGTGACCGTGGCCGACAAGAAATTTCGCCTCATGCAAAACCCCGACCACTCACACTTCGCCATCGTCCGCGACAAACTCAACTGGGGCGGGCCTGCGATTCGATAA
- a CDS encoding HD domain-containing protein yields MNILENIDPRQRRACTQVAELLKAAGGRALLVGGCVRDGLLGIPAKDVDMEVYGLSADDVENTLKKEFRLDTVGRAFGVFIIKGHDIDLALPRRESTTGPKHTDFVVEGDPTMSPRDAAARRDFTINAISIDPLTEEILDPYDGVTDLKARRLHHVSEAFSEDPLRVLRGMQFIARFDLVADPETIALCRELSPEHLPAERLWEEWKKLILKGVQPSKGLLFLQTCNWLPYFPELEALVGCEQEPEWHPEGDVWKHTYHCLDAYAKHRVGDEWEDLVVGLAVLCHDMGKPVSSFVCKDTGRIRSPRHDVDGVPIARAFLDRLTRQKKIFEEVLPLVEQHMRPLALYRDGAGDTAIRRLAARVKRVDRLTRVAFADKSGRPPIVVDDFPEGEWLLNKATELAIQDSAPKPILLGRHLVELGIKPGPHFGKILDRAYEAQLEGEFTDEESGRIYLKSIIPA; encoded by the coding sequence GTGAACATTCTAGAAAATATCGACCCTCGCCAACGCAGAGCGTGCACCCAAGTCGCTGAGCTACTCAAAGCTGCTGGCGGCCGCGCGTTACTCGTCGGCGGCTGCGTGCGTGACGGCCTGCTGGGCATTCCAGCAAAGGATGTCGACATGGAAGTGTATGGCCTCAGCGCAGACGACGTTGAGAACACGCTTAAAAAAGAATTCCGCCTCGATACTGTTGGACGCGCCTTCGGTGTGTTCATCATCAAAGGGCACGATATCGATCTAGCACTACCCCGCCGCGAATCCACCACCGGCCCGAAGCATACCGACTTCGTCGTTGAAGGTGATCCCACGATGTCGCCCCGAGATGCCGCAGCACGTCGTGATTTCACGATCAACGCCATCAGTATCGACCCACTGACGGAAGAAATCCTCGATCCCTATGACGGCGTGACTGATCTCAAGGCACGCCGCTTACACCATGTATCAGAAGCGTTTTCAGAAGATCCGCTACGCGTGCTACGCGGCATGCAGTTCATCGCCCGCTTTGACTTAGTCGCCGATCCTGAAACAATCGCACTCTGCCGCGAACTCTCCCCCGAGCACTTACCAGCCGAACGTTTATGGGAGGAATGGAAGAAGCTCATTCTCAAAGGCGTGCAGCCCTCCAAGGGCTTACTCTTCTTACAGACTTGCAACTGGTTGCCCTATTTCCCGGAACTCGAAGCACTCGTCGGCTGTGAACAAGAGCCTGAATGGCACCCGGAGGGTGATGTCTGGAAGCATACTTACCACTGCCTCGATGCCTATGCAAAGCATCGTGTTGGCGATGAATGGGAAGACCTCGTCGTCGGCCTCGCAGTGCTCTGCCACGACATGGGTAAGCCCGTCTCCAGTTTCGTTTGCAAGGACACAGGCCGTATCCGTAGCCCACGTCACGACGTCGATGGCGTGCCCATCGCCCGCGCGTTTCTTGATCGCCTCACGCGCCAGAAGAAAATATTCGAAGAAGTGCTACCGCTCGTGGAGCAACACATGCGACCGCTCGCACTGTATCGTGATGGCGCAGGCGACACCGCCATCCGCCGACTCGCCGCACGCGTCAAACGCGTGGACCGTCTCACTCGTGTTGCCTTTGCCGACAAAAGCGGTCGCCCGCCGATCGTCGTCGACGACTTCCCAGAAGGTGAATGGCTGCTCAATAAAGCCACCGAACTTGCCATTCAAGACAGCGCACCGAAGCCGATTCTGCTCGGCCGTCACCTCGTAGAGCTCGGTATCAAGCCCGGCCCCCACTTCGGCAAAATTCTTGACCGCGCCTACGAAGCACAGCTCGAAGGTGAATTTACAGACGAAGAGAGTGGACGCATTTATTTGAAGTCGATCATCCCGGCGTAG
- the pdxA gene encoding 4-hydroxythreonine-4-phosphate dehydrogenase PdxA, producing MNNSEMSLPLAITCGDPAGIGPEVIATALRNESERGRDCVLIGAASWAEPLAAELGIGFEAIGAAGFSAVAGQPSLDGAQVALAALQTAAQGCVDGRFRGVVSGPVSKHWLQQVGFKHPGQTEFFAEAWGGAPTMGFVGNELRVVLATWHIPLRDVADALTADCLELAVRRADALAKSFGVEMPRIGVCGVNPHAGEGGILGIEERDVLDPALDRLRAEMPGLSKCLPGDTVFFRQRRGEFDVVVSAYHDQGLAAVKTLEFDAAVNVTLGLPHVRTSPDHGTAFDLAGQGLADCGSFAAALSVARQLTGSKS from the coding sequence ATGAATAATTCGGAGATGAGTCTTCCGTTGGCGATTACTTGTGGTGATCCTGCTGGGATTGGGCCAGAGGTGATTGCGACTGCGCTGCGCAATGAGTCGGAGCGTGGGCGAGATTGTGTGCTCATCGGGGCTGCTAGTTGGGCGGAGCCTTTGGCCGCGGAACTTGGCATCGGGTTTGAGGCGATTGGCGCGGCGGGCTTTTCGGCGGTGGCCGGGCAGCCGTCACTTGACGGGGCGCAGGTGGCATTGGCGGCTTTACAAACTGCTGCGCAAGGCTGTGTGGATGGGCGCTTTCGTGGTGTGGTATCGGGGCCGGTGAGTAAGCATTGGTTGCAGCAGGTTGGTTTTAAGCATCCCGGGCAGACGGAGTTTTTTGCAGAGGCGTGGGGTGGAGCGCCGACGATGGGATTCGTTGGTAATGAATTGCGCGTCGTTTTGGCGACTTGGCATATACCGTTGCGTGACGTGGCGGATGCGTTGACGGCGGATTGCCTTGAGTTGGCTGTGCGTCGTGCAGATGCACTCGCGAAGTCCTTTGGTGTGGAGATGCCGCGCATCGGAGTTTGCGGGGTGAATCCGCATGCCGGCGAAGGTGGGATATTGGGAATCGAGGAACGCGATGTGCTCGATCCAGCGTTGGATCGCTTACGTGCTGAGATGCCTGGACTGTCGAAGTGTTTGCCGGGCGATACGGTATTTTTTCGTCAACGTCGTGGTGAGTTTGATGTGGTGGTTTCGGCCTATCACGATCAGGGCTTGGCGGCGGTGAAGACTTTGGAATTTGATGCGGCAGTGAATGTGACGCTCGGCTTGCCGCATGTGCGCACGAGTCCGGATCATGGCACGGCCTTTGATCTCGCTGGGCAAGGTTTGGCAGACTGTGGTAGCTTTGCCGCGGCACTTTCTGTCGCTCGGCAGTTGACTGGTTCGAAAAGCTGA
- a CDS encoding GxxExxY protein, translated as MLEEELTNSIIGGAIEVHKHWGPGLYEEIYEKSLCRELTLRGHAFKQQLYLPLTYKGEKVGDDLKLDVWVERRVIIENKHVRELLPVHEAQLLTYLKLTGCRVGLLINYNVPVLKDGIKRIVL; from the coding sequence ATGCTAGAAGAAGAACTGACAAACTCAATTATTGGAGGTGCGATCGAGGTTCACAAGCATTGGGGACCTGGTCTTTATGAGGAAATTTACGAGAAGAGCCTTTGCCGTGAATTAACACTCAGAGGCCATGCATTCAAACAACAGCTATACCTGCCCCTGACCTACAAGGGCGAAAAAGTCGGCGACGACCTAAAGCTAGACGTCTGGGTCGAACGGCGCGTCATCATCGAAAATAAGCATGTTCGAGAATTACTACCTGTGCATGAAGCACAATTACTGACTTATTTGAAACTCACTGGCTGCCGAGTCGGCCTCTTGATCAACTACAACGTGCCAGTGCTGAAAGATGGCATCAAGCGGATCGTTCTCTAA
- the lpxA gene encoding acyl-ACP--UDP-N-acetylglucosamine O-acyltransferase, giving the protein MSIHPTAIVSETAVIGADSVVGPHAIIEDGAVLGEGCVIAAHAIVRHGVVLGNAVRVDSFAVIGGDPQSLTFDPATESGVVIGNNVVIREGCTVSRATSNGANTVVGDNCFLMAQAHVAHDCQVGNDVVIANNVMLAGHVTVGANVFIGGGAGIHQFCRIGTYAMIAGNASIAADVPPYVMAAERNTAHGLNLVGLRRGGFDRPDIADLKKCYRAVYFGGGNLKKKAAEAVREHEFGITATGARFLAFFEHGKRGFVQSTQDAS; this is encoded by the coding sequence ATGTCGATTCATCCTACTGCTATTGTTTCTGAGACTGCCGTGATTGGGGCAGATTCTGTTGTTGGGCCTCATGCGATCATCGAAGACGGTGCCGTCTTGGGCGAGGGGTGTGTGATTGCTGCGCATGCGATTGTGCGGCACGGGGTGGTGCTTGGAAATGCTGTGCGAGTGGACTCGTTCGCTGTAATCGGAGGTGATCCGCAGTCGTTGACGTTTGATCCAGCGACGGAAAGTGGCGTGGTGATTGGTAATAATGTGGTGATCCGAGAGGGGTGCACCGTGAGTCGCGCGACCAGCAATGGTGCGAATACGGTGGTGGGTGATAATTGTTTTCTAATGGCGCAGGCTCATGTGGCCCACGATTGCCAGGTCGGTAATGACGTTGTGATTGCGAATAATGTAATGCTTGCGGGGCATGTGACTGTGGGGGCAAACGTCTTTATCGGCGGCGGTGCAGGGATTCATCAATTTTGCCGTATTGGCACGTATGCGATGATTGCGGGCAATGCTTCGATCGCGGCGGATGTGCCACCGTATGTCATGGCAGCTGAGCGTAATACCGCGCATGGGCTGAATCTGGTTGGCCTGCGTCGCGGTGGGTTTGATCGCCCTGATATTGCGGATCTGAAAAAATGCTACCGTGCGGTTTATTTCGGTGGTGGGAATTTAAAGAAAAAGGCGGCAGAGGCGGTGCGTGAACACGAGTTTGGCATTACTGCCACGGGTGCGCGCTTCTTGGCGTTTTTCGAACATGGCAAGCGCGGTTTCGTGCAGTCCACTCAGGATGCATCCTAA
- a CDS encoding iron-sulfur cluster assembly accessory protein, protein MTEDIKTELPEGVREGNETLILVTEPAGAKLQALIAREQKGEYLRVKITGGGCNGLSYKMKFVKDTKRGDILVRSSGAQILVDTKSALYLRGTHLDFSDKMVGGGFKFSNPNAKSSCSCGESFSI, encoded by the coding sequence ATGACTGAAGATATAAAAACTGAGCTGCCTGAAGGCGTTCGCGAAGGAAACGAGACGCTGATTTTAGTGACGGAGCCAGCAGGTGCGAAGCTGCAGGCCTTGATCGCGCGTGAGCAGAAGGGCGAATATCTACGCGTCAAAATCACGGGTGGCGGCTGTAATGGGCTGAGCTATAAGATGAAATTTGTGAAGGATACGAAGCGTGGTGACATTCTAGTGCGTTCATCGGGTGCGCAGATCTTGGTTGATACGAAGAGTGCGCTGTATTTACGCGGCACGCATCTGGACTTTTCCGATAAAATGGTCGGTGGTGGGTTCAAATTCAGCAACCCGAATGCGAAATCCAGCTGTAGCTGCGGCGAGAGCTTTAGCATCTAA
- a CDS encoding bifunctional nuclease family protein, whose amino-acid sequence MDNSVVAVSVKGVMPTSNGCAVFLGSDAKTFVIYMDRAIGEAIQRAVDGEQAERPMTHDLMVTLLDGFGAEVERVVINDVDNGTFFARLIVSMENELGHKIVEVDARPSDSIVLALSSGKPLYVAHQVLDSVDDMTEILEKILKEGE is encoded by the coding sequence ATGGATAACAGCGTCGTTGCAGTCAGCGTTAAAGGAGTCATGCCCACCTCAAATGGATGTGCCGTTTTCTTGGGAAGCGACGCAAAAACCTTCGTCATCTACATGGATCGCGCCATCGGCGAAGCCATCCAACGCGCGGTAGACGGCGAACAAGCCGAGCGCCCGATGACGCACGACCTAATGGTCACGCTACTCGACGGCTTCGGCGCCGAGGTCGAACGCGTGGTGATCAACGATGTCGACAACGGCACCTTCTTTGCACGCCTCATCGTATCCATGGAAAACGAGCTCGGCCATAAAATCGTCGAAGTCGATGCTCGCCCCAGCGATTCCATCGTGCTGGCGCTGAGCAGCGGCAAGCCGCTCTACGTCGCGCATCAAGTGCTCGATTCAGTCGACGACATGACCGAGATCCTCGAGAAGATTCTCAAAGAGGGAGAGTAA
- a CDS encoding shikimate kinase → MNQKSQSTKPNLYLVGFMGVGKSAIGRRVARELGYKFLDSDDCIEKQAGKKIPAIFASEGEARFRAYEREFIESGHPETGCVVSCGGGLVVQDGMQSLLKSKGVVICLFASVESIIERTSRNNNRPLLNVENPEARIRELLAEREPIYMDSGACITTESRTIPEVVKHMLRTYRTCAKRDRRK, encoded by the coding sequence GTGAATCAAAAAAGCCAGTCAACCAAGCCAAATCTTTACTTAGTGGGATTTATGGGCGTCGGAAAGTCCGCGATCGGGCGCCGTGTCGCGCGTGAGCTGGGCTATAAGTTTCTGGATTCCGATGATTGTATCGAAAAGCAGGCGGGTAAAAAAATTCCTGCCATCTTTGCTTCAGAGGGCGAAGCGCGTTTTCGTGCCTACGAGCGTGAATTCATTGAATCCGGGCATCCGGAAACAGGTTGCGTGGTCTCCTGTGGTGGCGGGCTCGTCGTGCAAGACGGTATGCAGTCGCTGCTCAAATCCAAGGGCGTCGTGATCTGCCTGTTTGCATCGGTAGAGAGCATCATCGAGCGCACGAGTCGGAATAATAATCGACCGCTGCTGAATGTGGAAAATCCCGAGGCACGCATCCGTGAGTTACTGGCCGAGCGCGAGCCGATCTATATGGATTCAGGTGCCTGCATTACCACCGAGAGCCGCACAATTCCCGAAGTGGTGAAGCATATGTTGCGCACCTACCGCACTTGCGCGAAGCGCGATCGGCGGAAATAG
- a CDS encoding addiction module antidote protein, HigA family, producing the protein MGISQNARAHAINEIVHAKRSITPQMSIRFGAFFGQSEEFWHGIQIDCDFRALRKEASRITKYVQTAESLIPCED; encoded by the coding sequence ATGGGGATTTCGCAAAACGCCAGAGCCCATGCCATCAACGAGATCGTGCACGCCAAGCGTTCCATCACTCCACAAATGTCAATCCGCTTCGGTGCCTTCTTCGGGCAATCCGAAGAATTTTGGCATGGCATACAAATCGACTGCGACTTCCGCGCGCTACGCAAAGAAGCCTCCCGCATTACAAAATACGTGCAAACCGCAGAGTCACTCATCCCCTGCGAAGACTAA
- a CDS encoding Gfo/Idh/MocA family oxidoreductase produces the protein MSVDSKIRCGVVGTGSLGQHHARIYAALDACELVGIVESDDARAVEMCEKHSCKRFESLEALAEACDAVSVVVPTDHHRNVAVPLLEGGCHLLIEKPLCTSLEEAEDILSAAKKAGRIIQVGHIEHYNPVMGYLENAVTKPQFITADRLAPFNPRGTEVGVVLDLMIHDLGVILALVRSPIKQVDAVGVNVLSGSEDIANARITFENGCVANINTSRVSMKKVREIRVFQPANYLSLDFMNQTGHFLRKEGPELVREEIPIEKDEPLKLELASFLEVVKDAGQPKVGAELGKSALELAIQITELIHAEK, from the coding sequence ATGTCTGTAGACTCAAAAATTCGTTGTGGCGTCGTAGGAACTGGCTCTCTGGGCCAACATCATGCGCGTATCTATGCAGCACTCGATGCGTGTGAGCTGGTCGGTATCGTCGAATCCGACGATGCACGTGCCGTTGAAATGTGTGAAAAGCACAGCTGCAAGCGCTTTGAATCACTCGAAGCGTTGGCCGAAGCCTGCGACGCAGTGAGCGTGGTGGTGCCGACCGATCATCACCGCAATGTTGCTGTGCCGCTGCTCGAAGGTGGTTGCCACCTTCTAATCGAAAAGCCGCTTTGCACGAGTCTCGAAGAGGCGGAGGATATTCTCTCGGCTGCGAAAAAAGCGGGCCGTATCATTCAGGTCGGTCATATTGAGCACTACAACCCAGTCATGGGCTACCTCGAAAATGCGGTGACCAAGCCGCAGTTCATTACCGCTGACCGCCTCGCGCCGTTCAATCCGCGTGGCACCGAAGTGGGCGTGGTGTTGGATTTGATGATTCACGACCTCGGCGTGATTTTGGCACTGGTGCGTTCGCCAATTAAGCAGGTCGATGCGGTGGGCGTGAATGTGCTTTCTGGCAGCGAAGACATCGCCAATGCACGTATTACTTTTGAAAATGGCTGCGTGGCGAACATCAACACCAGTCGTGTCAGTATGAAGAAGGTGCGCGAGATTCGCGTCTTCCAGCCGGCCAACTATCTGTCGCTCGATTTCATGAATCAAACAGGGCACTTCCTGCGTAAAGAAGGTCCAGAGCTCGTGCGCGAAGAAATTCCAATTGAAAAGGATGAGCCTTTGAAGCTCGAGCTCGCTTCGTTCCTCGAAGTCGTGAAGGACGCAGGTCAACCGAAGGTCGGTGCCGAACTCGGCAAGTCTGCGCTCGAACTCGCCATCCAAATAACCGAGCTCATCCACGCAGAGAAATAG
- the lpxB gene encoding lipid-A-disaccharide synthase, translating into MAEQLPAPADFAAPINGQPDLLIIAGEHSGDEHAAQLVADMRETHPDLKVACLGGVELKAEGAQLLYDLTAVSIVGFAEVVRHYGFFKALFDRTLDWIERYRPKHICFVDYPGFNLRIAEQLMERGLSKKGGGEIGISFYIGPQVWAWKAKRRFKMARTLDRLGVIFPFEVECFADTELPTEFVGHPFVRESYEMPLSYDATAPVLLLPGSRTAAVARIFPLLLDGFRLAQQSKPELKAKVVYPSQRIRDVLDTVLEQYGDLKASIEFVRNEENGLPASAVLMSSGTMSLACALSAIPGAIVYRLNPISYWLGRMLVKIPYIGIANLLLKRPLHPEFIQGAAKPKRLAEQILTALDDPKASQDAASGAAELRELLNPGSDASAAEWLLRGMAE; encoded by the coding sequence ATGGCTGAACAACTACCAGCACCTGCTGATTTCGCTGCGCCGATTAACGGACAGCCTGACCTGCTCATCATTGCCGGAGAGCATTCTGGTGATGAGCATGCTGCGCAACTCGTTGCGGATATGCGGGAGACTCACCCCGACCTGAAGGTCGCATGCCTCGGTGGCGTCGAGCTCAAGGCCGAAGGTGCGCAATTACTTTACGACCTGACGGCGGTTTCGATTGTCGGTTTTGCCGAGGTCGTGCGGCACTATGGATTCTTTAAGGCCTTGTTCGATCGCACGCTGGATTGGATTGAGCGTTATCGGCCGAAGCATATTTGTTTTGTCGATTACCCCGGGTTTAACCTGCGGATCGCTGAGCAACTCATGGAGCGTGGCCTCAGTAAAAAAGGCGGTGGCGAGATCGGTATCAGTTTTTATATCGGTCCGCAGGTCTGGGCTTGGAAGGCGAAACGTCGCTTCAAGATGGCACGCACACTGGATCGTCTCGGCGTAATTTTTCCATTCGAAGTGGAGTGCTTTGCCGATACCGAATTGCCGACTGAATTTGTGGGGCATCCGTTCGTGCGTGAAAGCTATGAGATGCCGCTCAGTTACGATGCGACCGCACCGGTGCTGTTGTTGCCGGGAAGTCGCACCGCTGCGGTGGCGCGTATCTTTCCATTGCTGCTCGATGGTTTTCGTTTGGCGCAACAATCCAAGCCTGAGTTGAAAGCAAAGGTGGTGTATCCGAGCCAACGTATTCGCGATGTGCTCGACACTGTGCTTGAACAATATGGAGATTTGAAGGCGTCGATTGAATTTGTGCGCAATGAGGAGAATGGCCTTCCCGCGAGTGCGGTGTTGATGAGTTCGGGCACGATGTCGCTCGCCTGTGCCTTGTCTGCGATCCCTGGTGCGATTGTGTATCGCCTCAATCCGATCAGTTATTGGCTCGGTCGCATGCTGGTAAAGATTCCATATATCGGAATTGCGAACCTGTTGCTCAAGCGTCCGTTGCATCCGGAATTTATCCAAGGCGCCGCGAAGCCAAAGCGTTTAGCGGAGCAAATTCTCACGGCGCTCGATGATCCGAAGGCGAGTCAGGATGCCGCCTCAGGTGCAGCGGAGTTACGTGAATTGTTGAACCCAGGCAGTGATGCCAGCGCCGCGGAGTGGCTGCTGCGCGGCATGGCGGAGTAG
- a CDS encoding NYN domain-containing protein, with protein sequence MVEERYLLIDAYNVICATDTLRSALRDNIDSARDQLTEMISSIHDAEGVRTALILDSRNDTLEVDHPFGKKTFEFIYAPASLSADGVIERIVARVSNPAGVTVVSHDNMVRESIRANGAMAMTPEELFDWAAACDRRLVQDAQRRRKENAREWKNGLDIEL encoded by the coding sequence GTGGTTGAAGAACGTTACCTCCTGATTGATGCGTATAATGTCATTTGTGCGACCGATACGCTGCGTAGTGCTTTGCGTGACAATATTGACAGCGCCCGCGATCAACTCACTGAGATGATTTCGTCGATTCACGATGCGGAGGGAGTGCGCACTGCGTTGATCCTTGATAGCCGTAATGACACTTTGGAAGTGGATCATCCGTTCGGTAAGAAAACGTTTGAATTTATCTACGCGCCTGCGTCGTTGTCTGCGGACGGTGTGATCGAACGGATCGTGGCACGTGTGTCGAATCCGGCGGGCGTGACCGTAGTGAGTCATGACAATATGGTGCGTGAATCGATCCGTGCGAACGGCGCAATGGCGATGACACCGGAGGAGTTGTTCGACTGGGCCGCTGCGTGTGATCGGCGCTTAGTGCAAGATGCTCAACGCCGCCGTAAGGAGAACGCCCGCGAGTGGAAGAACGGCTTAGATATTGAGCTGTGA